A region of Anolis sagrei isolate rAnoSag1 chromosome 2, rAnoSag1.mat, whole genome shotgun sequence DNA encodes the following proteins:
- the LOC132778533 gene encoding zinc finger protein ZFP2-like — translation MASTLPPYPRSDTGEKLHQCMECGKQFDRKSNLTVHERTHTGEKPYKCMECVKCFSESGSLRSHQRTHTGEKPYQCMECGESFSQSSHLCSHQRIHTGEKPHICMECGESFSQSGHLRSHQRIHTGEKPYKCMECGESFSQSGHLQSHQRIHTGEKPYQCVECGKSFSESGHLRSHQRTHTGEKPYKCMECGKSFSESSTLRSHQRIHTGKKPYKCMECGKSFSDSSTLRSHQRIHTGEKPYKCIECGKSFSDSSTLRSHQRIHTGEKPYKCIECGKSFSDSSNLRSHQRIHTGEKPHICMECGESFSQSGHLRSHQRIHTGEKPYKCIECGKSFSDSSNPRSHQRIHTGEKPYKCMECGESFSQSGNLRSHQMTHPVQKP, via the coding sequence ATGGCAAGCACTCTACCTCCCTATCCTAGATCAGACACAGGGGAGAAGTTACATCAGTGTATGGAGTGTGGAAAACAATTTGATAGGAAAAGTAATCTTACTGTACATGaacggacccacacaggggagaagccatataaatgcatggaatgtgtaAAATGCTTCAGTGAGAGTGGcagtctacgttcccatcaaaggacccacacaggggagaagccatatcaatgtatggaatgtggagaaagcttcagtcagagtagCCATCtatgttcccatcaaaggatccacacaggggagaagccacatatatgcatggaatgtggagaaagcttcagtcagagtggccatctacgttcccatcaaagaatccacacaggggagaagccatataaatgcatggaatgtggagaaagcttcagtcagagtggccatctacagtcccatcaaaggatccacacaggggagaagccatatcaatgcgtggaatgtggaaagagcttcagtgagagtggccatctacgttcccatcaaaggacacacacaggggagaagccatataaatgtatggaatgtggaaagagcttcagtgagagtagcactctacgttcccatcaaaggatccacacagggaagaagccatataaatgtatggaatgtggaaagagcttcagtgacagtagcactctacgttcccatcaaaggatccacacaggggagaagccatataaatgtatagaatgtggaaagagcttcagtgacagtagcactctacgttcccatcaaaggatccacacaggggagaagccatataaatgtatagaatgtggaaagagcttcagtgacagTAGCAAtctacggtcccatcaaaggatccacacaggggagaagccacatatatgcatggaatgtggagaaagcttcagtcagagtggccatctacgttcccatcaaaggatccacacaggggagaagccatataaatgtatagaatgtggaaagagcttcagtgacagTAGCAATCCacggtcccatcaaaggatccacacaggggagaagccatataaatgtatggaatgtggagaaagcttcagtcagagtggcaatCTACGTTCCCACCAAATGACTCACCCAGTACAGAAGCCATAG
- the LOC137096238 gene encoding zinc finger protein 3-like has product MASPLPPYPRSVTGQKLHQCTECGKQFNRKRSLTIHERIHTGEKPYQCMECGKCFSRSDKLYSHQRIHTGEKPYQCMECGESFSRSGTLRSHQRIHTGEKPHICMECGESFSQSATLHSHQRIHTGEKPHKCMECGKCFSRSDTLRSHQRIHTGEKPHKCMECGKSFSQSGTLQSHQRMHTGEKPHKCVECGKSFSESGHLQSHQRMHTGEKPHKCVECGKSFSESGNLRSHKRIHTGEKPHI; this is encoded by the coding sequence ATGGCAAGCCCTCTACCTCCCTATCCTCGATCTGTCACAGGGCAGAAGTTACATCAGTGTACGGAGTGTGGAAAACAATTTAATAGGAAACGTTCTCTTACTATACATGaacggatccacacaggggagaagccatatcaatgcatggaatgtggaaaatgcTTCAGTCGCAGTGACAAACTatattcccatcaaaggatccacacaggggagaagccatatcaatgcatggaatgtggagaaagcttcagtcggagtggcactctacggtcccatcaaaggatccacacaggggagaagccacatatatgcatggaatgtggagaaagcttcagtcagagtgccactctacattcccatcaaaggatccacacaggggagaagccacataaatgtatggaatgtggaaaatgcTTCAGTCGGAGTGacactctacgttcccatcaaaggatccacacaggggagaagccacataaatgcatggaatgtggaaagagcttcagtcagagtggcactCTACAGTCCCATCAAAGgatgcacacaggggagaagccacataaatgcgtggaatgtggaaagagcttcagtgagagtGGCCATCTACAGTCCCATCAAAGgatgcacacaggggagaagccacataaatgcgtggaatgtggaaagagcttcagtgagagtGGCAATCTGCGTTCCCAtaaaaggatccacacaggggagaagccacatatatga